Proteins encoded by one window of Labrus bergylta chromosome 2, fLabBer1.1, whole genome shotgun sequence:
- the angptl2b gene encoding angiopoietin-related protein 2b, with protein sequence MDPPSMVLLGLLLVYGLSCGVQQTLGSASDSTHGKDRAQEFESSEDGLEREFLYAGRSKRAPADQQQDKCSYTFIVPQQKVSGAICVNSKEPEAMLENRVNKQELELLNVELQKQKRQIETLQQLVEVDGGIVNEVKLLRKESRNMNSRVTQLYMQLLHEIIRKRDNALELAQMENKILNQTSEMQQLTSRYKDLEHKYQHLASLATNQSALIALLEEQCQSRPPPRHVPVPQPRPQPPPQSPPLNKPYQPPVLPRINNPISNEIQSDQKSQPPLLPTMPTGTHSPSTTDKPSGPFRDCLQALEDGHTTSGMYLVKPENANRLMQVWCDQRHDPGGWTVIQRRVDGSVNFFRNWETYKQGFGNIDGEYWLGLENIYWLTNQGNYKLLVTLEDWSGRKVFAEYASFRVEPEADFYKLRVGRYHGNAGDSLTWHNGKQFTTLDRDHDAYTGNCAHYQKGGWWYNSCAHSNLNGVWYRGGHYRSRYQDGVYWAEFRGGAYSLKKVVMMIRPNPNTFH encoded by the exons ATGGATCCTCCTTCAATGGTCCTGCTGGGGCTCCTTCTTGTTTATGGACTATCCTGTGGTGTCCAACAGACTCTGGGGAGTGCATCAGACAGCACACATGGCAAAGACAGGGCCCAAGAATTTGAGAGTAGTGAGGATGGTCTAGAGAGAGAGTTTCTCTACGCTGGAAGGAGCAAGCGTGCTCCTGCTGACCAGCAGCAGGATAAGTGCTCTTACACTTTCATTGTGCCACAACAAAAAGTGAGCGGAGCCATTTGTGTCAACTCCAAGGAGCCGGAGGCCATGCTGGAGAATCGGGTCAACAAACAAGAGTTAGAGCTGCTTAATGTGGAGctacagaaacagaagaggCAGATTGAGACCCTGCAGCAACTGGTAGAGGTGGACGGAGGGATTGTCAATGAGGTCAAACTGCTGAGGAAGGAGAGCCGAAACATGAACTCCAGAGTCACTCAGCTGTACATGCAGCTGCTCCATGAGATTATCAGGAAGAGAGACAATGCCTTGGAATTGGCTCAGATGGAGAACAAGATACTAAACCAAACATCTGAGATGCAACAGCTCACCAGTCGATACAAAGATCTTGAGCACAAGTACCAACATTTGGCATCTTTGGCCACAAACCAATCAGCTCTTATTGCCCTCTTGGAGGAGCAGTGCCAGAGTCGCCCTCCACCTCGTCATGTGCCAGTCCCCCAGCCAAGGCCTCAGCCACCTCCACAATCACCACCTCTCAACAAGCCTTACCAACCACCTGTACTCCCACGAATTAACAACCCAATCAGCAACGAGATCCAGAGTGACCAAAAATCCCAGCCGCCTCTTCTTCCCACAATGCCCACTGGCACACACAGCCCCTCCACTACCGACAAGCCATCTG GTCCATTTAGAGATTGTCTGCAGGCTCTGGAAGATGGCCACACTACCAGCGGTATGTATCTGGTGAAGCCTGAAAATGCCAACCGGCTTATGCAGGTGTGGTGCGACCAGAGACATGACCCAGGTGGCTGGACTGTGATCCAAAGAAGGGTGGATGGCTCTGTCAACTTCTTTAGGAACTGGGAGACGTACAAG CAAGGTTTTGGCAATATAGATGGTGAGTACTGGCTGGGTCTGGAGAACATCTACTGGCTGACTAACCAGGGAAACTACAAACTACTGGTCACGCTGGAGGACTGGTCTGGCCGAAAGGTGTTTGCTGAGTATGCCAGCTTCAGAGTGGAGCCTGAGGCAGACTTCTACAAGCTAAGGGTGGgccgttaccatggcaatgCAGGAGACTCCCTAACTTGGCATAATGGCAAGCAGTTCACAACACTGGACAGAGATCATGATGCATATACAG GCAACTGTGCCCACTACCAGAAGGGAGGGTGGTGGTACAACTCTTGTGCCCATTCAAatttgaatggagtttggtacaGAGGAGGACATTATCGCAGTCGCTACCAAGATGGAGTTTACTGGGCTGAGTTCAGAGGAGGAGCCTACTCACTAAAGAAAGTGGTTATGATGATTCGTCCAAACCCAAACACCTTCCACTAA